In a genomic window of Desulfatiglans sp.:
- a CDS encoding glyceraldehyde-3-phosphate dehydrogenase, translating into MYAKKSDLVLGINGLGRIGKLTLWHHVGRKYFREIVVNMGRSIGNSMEDLAHYVERDSTYGWLHKHLYGINSSSVIQEIDESKGVMNIDGIKVTFLMESRNPREIKWADHNVQLVIDATGQFVDPAKPGDAQGGSLRGHLEAGAHKVIVSAPFKIKDKSLSMPEDAVTTVMGINGNTYDPRRHNVISNASCTTTCLAHMIKPLLDTYGPKRILSASMATIHAITSSQEVLDKPPKEGATDLRKTRSTMNNIILTTTGAANTLAYVIPEMKQIGFIAESVRVPLTTGSLIILVVNLQEDPGEPIRRDTINSIYSETAKNDPNKYLQYTEKQSVSSDIIGVPKAAAIIEGNETHTRTADVTIDLKKVSGIPPELISKMDLPYAKVSITQAVIYGWYDNESGSYVNMLGDRVLSIAENM; encoded by the coding sequence AATATTTCAGGGAGATAGTTGTCAACATGGGGAGATCAATCGGTAACTCCATGGAAGACCTTGCCCATTATGTAGAAAGGGACTCCACATATGGGTGGCTGCATAAACACCTTTACGGAATTAATTCATCAAGCGTTATTCAGGAGATAGATGAATCAAAGGGGGTTATGAATATCGATGGTATAAAGGTCACCTTTCTCATGGAGAGTAGAAACCCCAGGGAGATAAAATGGGCGGATCATAATGTCCAGTTGGTAATTGATGCGACAGGGCAGTTTGTCGACCCTGCTAAACCTGGCGACGCCCAGGGAGGATCATTGAGAGGTCACCTTGAGGCAGGCGCGCACAAGGTAATAGTATCTGCGCCCTTCAAGATAAAGGATAAAAGTCTCTCCATGCCTGAAGATGCAGTAACAACTGTAATGGGTATAAACGGGAATACATATGATCCAAGGCGTCATAATGTAATATCAAATGCATCATGCACAACCACCTGCCTGGCCCATATGATCAAGCCCCTTCTGGATACATACGGGCCAAAAAGGATTTTGTCAGCATCAATGGCTACAATCCATGCCATAACTAGCTCTCAGGAGGTGTTGGATAAGCCACCCAAGGAAGGCGCAACAGACTTAAGGAAGACCAGAAGCACCATGAACAATATCATACTCACAACAACAGGCGCAGCAAACACCCTGGCATATGTAATACCGGAGATGAAGCAGATAGGCTTTATTGCGGAATCTGTGCGTGTCCCGCTTACAACAGGGTCGCTGATTATACTGGTGGTAAACCTGCAGGAGGACCCGGGAGAGCCCATAAGAAGGGATACCATAAACAGTATATACAGTGAGACAGCAAAAAATGACCCTAATAAATATCTTCAGTACACGGAGAAACAGAGTGTCTCAAGCGATATTATAGGGGTGCCAAAGGCAGCGGCCATCATTGAGGGTAATGAGACCCATACCAGAACAGCTGATGTAACTATTGACCTCAAAAAGGTCTCCGGCATACCACCGGAATTGATTTCTAAAATGGATCTTCCCTATGCCAAGGTATCAATCACCCAGGCAGTCATATATGGATGGTATGATAATGAGTCAGGCAGCTATGTGAACATGCTGGGAGACAGGGTTTTATCAATAGCTGAAAACATGTAA
- a CDS encoding 30S ribosomal protein S21, producing the protein MKVIVQNNQIERAIKDLKKKLTKEGFFSEIKERRYYDKPSIQKKKKQAKAAKRRRKRMRKFPRI; encoded by the coding sequence ATGAAAGTTATTGTACAAAACAATCAGATAGAAAGGGCAATAAAGGACCTTAAGAAAAAACTCACAAAAGAGGGATTTTTCTCAGAGATAAAAGAACGTCGTTACTATGACAAACCCAGTATTCAGAAGAAGAAAAAACAGGCAAAGGCCGCCAAGAGACGCAGGAAAAGGATGAGAAAGTTTCCAAGGATCTAG